The following are encoded in a window of Armatimonadota bacterium genomic DNA:
- a CDS encoding cofactor-independent phosphoglycerate mutase, translated as MDSSTKYILLVPDGMGDRPLPELDGKTPMQVAKKPNMDRLAASGRVGAVNTIPEGMPPGSDVAAMSLLGYDPHKYYTGRAPIEAASMQIPLDARDVAFRCNLVTSDGETMDDYSAGHVTTEEARELIHYINDKLHTRMISFYPGVSYRHIMVWRDASPEVKTIPPHDILGKGIAEYLPAGDGESTLRGLMFDSHELLKAHPINERRRGEGKNPANMIWLWGQGRALSVPSFFLKTGLTGGVISAVDLLKGLGRATGMAVPDVPGVTGFLDTNFEGKAQYALEVLRDHDFVFIHAEAPDEAGHIGSLDKKIEAIELIDRRLLGPLLEGLREIKRFRIMILPDHVTPIAIRTHASDTVPFMLYSSFEPAETNLPFDERAVEETKLRVEEGFRLIELLLG; from the coding sequence ATGGATAGTTCCACCAAGTACATCCTTCTCGTGCCCGACGGCATGGGCGACAGACCGCTGCCCGAGTTGGACGGCAAGACCCCCATGCAGGTGGCAAAGAAGCCGAACATGGACCGGCTCGCGGCGAGCGGTCGGGTCGGCGCGGTCAACACGATCCCTGAGGGTATGCCGCCGGGTAGCGACGTGGCCGCGATGTCGCTCCTTGGCTACGATCCCCACAAGTACTACACCGGGCGCGCCCCTATAGAGGCCGCCAGCATGCAGATCCCGCTTGACGCCAGAGATGTCGCGTTTCGATGCAATCTGGTGACCTCGGACGGCGAGACCATGGACGACTACAGCGCGGGTCACGTCACCACCGAAGAGGCCCGGGAGTTGATCCACTACATCAACGACAAGCTGCACACCCGCATGATCTCCTTCTATCCGGGTGTCAGCTACCGGCATATCATGGTCTGGCGCGATGCATCCCCCGAGGTGAAGACCATCCCGCCGCACGACATCCTCGGCAAGGGGATTGCCGAGTACTTGCCAGCGGGTGATGGCGAGAGCACGCTCAGGGGACTGATGTTCGACTCGCACGAGCTTCTGAAGGCCCATCCGATCAATGAGCGCAGACGTGGCGAGGGCAAGAATCCCGCCAATATGATCTGGCTCTGGGGACAGGGGCGCGCGCTCAGCGTCCCGAGCTTCTTCTTGAAGACCGGTCTGACCGGTGGGGTCATCTCAGCGGTAGACCTGCTGAAGGGCCTCGGACGCGCGACCGGCATGGCCGTTCCTGATGTCCCCGGTGTGACCGGGTTTCTGGACACCAACTTCGAGGGGAAGGCACAGTACGCGCTCGAAGTGCTCAGAGATCACGACTTTGTGTTCATTCACGCCGAAGCTCCTGACGAGGCGGGTCACATCGGCAGCCTCGACAAAAAGATCGAAGCGATTGAGCTGATCGACCGCCGTCTACTCGGTCCTCTGTTGGAGGGACTCAGGGAGATCAAGCGCTTCCGAATCATGATCCTTCCCGACCACGTGACGCCGATCGCGATCCGAACGCACGCCTCGGACACCGTGCCGTTCATGCTTTACTCGTCCTTCGAGCCCGCCGAGACGAACCTTCCGTTTGACGAGCGCGCTGTCGAGGAGACAAAGCTCAGGGTCGAAGAAGGCTTTCGGCTGATAGAGCTTCTCTTGGGATGA
- a CDS encoding inosine monophosphate cyclohydrolase translates to MDLQSAAETNLEALSANPYPGRGIVLGRSPNGRSLVQVYWIMGRSEGSRNRVFVAEDGFLKTRLWDESKATDPTLLIYYPMKHIGSVHVVSNGDQTDTILEALRQRGTFESALDTRTFEPDPPIHTPRISGLMDIAAPQEYKLSVLKPMSGDPDSVVRCFYNFATPAAGVGNCIHTYWITAGGQPVPFVGEPYLLPLFDDIDETAGVYWDALDEDNRVSIAVKFIDIVSGKFELRINNKHG, encoded by the coding sequence ATGGACCTGCAGTCCGCAGCAGAGACGAATCTCGAGGCGCTTTCCGCGAACCCGTATCCCGGTCGGGGCATAGTCCTCGGTCGGAGCCCGAACGGGAGGTCGCTCGTCCAGGTCTACTGGATCATGGGCCGGAGCGAGGGCAGCCGAAACCGAGTGTTCGTAGCGGAAGACGGTTTCCTCAAGACCAGGCTCTGGGACGAGTCGAAGGCGACCGACCCCACGCTCCTGATCTACTACCCGATGAAGCACATCGGAAGCGTACACGTCGTCTCGAACGGCGATCAGACCGACACGATCCTTGAGGCCCTCCGGCAGCGTGGCACATTCGAATCTGCGCTCGACACGCGGACCTTCGAGCCGGACCCGCCGATCCACACGCCGAGGATTTCCGGCCTGATGGATATCGCCGCCCCTCAGGAGTACAAGCTCTCGGTGCTGAAGCCGATGTCCGGGGACCCCGATTCCGTTGTACGGTGCTTCTACAACTTTGCGACCCCGGCCGCGGGTGTCGGCAACTGCATCCATACGTATTGGATCACCGCCGGCGGGCAGCCTGTTCCGTTCGTCGGCGAGCCGTACCTCCTGCCGCTGTTCGATGACATTGACGAGACAGCGGGGGTATACTGGGACGCGCTCGATGAGGACAACAGGGTGTCTATCGCGGTGAAGTTCATCGACATAGTGTCCGGCAAGTTCGAACTGCGGATCAACAACAAGCATGGATAG
- a CDS encoding phosphoribosylaminoimidazolesuccinocarboxamide synthase, translating to MVITSTDIKGLKKFISGKVRDVYDLGDELLIVATDRLSAFDVIMPTGIPDKGRVLTQLSLFWFDLTRDVVENHLITADTDEILKRLASLGIEYDGLRETLDGRSMITRKAKTFPVECVVRGYISGSAWNEYKSLPASSKGKIVLHGIELPGDLVESDKLPEPIFTPATKADLGGHDINISNAQMAEIIGDANAKALRENTLAVYRKASEYAASRGIIIADTKFEFGRVGDEIIIIDEVLTPDSSRFWDVNTYEPGGPQPSFDKQYVRDWLLSINFNKQPPGPELPDDVVRNTADKYREAYRRIVGESL from the coding sequence ATGGTAATCACATCGACTGACATCAAGGGCTTGAAGAAGTTTATCTCCGGCAAGGTCCGGGATGTCTACGATCTCGGCGATGAGTTGCTCATAGTCGCGACCGACCGGCTCTCCGCGTTCGACGTCATTATGCCGACAGGGATCCCGGACAAGGGGCGCGTGCTCACTCAGCTCTCCCTGTTCTGGTTCGACCTGACCAGGGATGTGGTCGAGAACCACCTCATCACCGCCGATACGGACGAGATTCTGAAGAGGCTTGCATCTCTCGGGATCGAATACGACGGCCTCCGCGAGACGCTCGACGGCCGCAGCATGATCACTCGCAAGGCGAAGACGTTCCCGGTCGAGTGCGTCGTCCGCGGCTACATCTCCGGCTCTGCGTGGAACGAGTACAAGAGTCTGCCGGCATCGTCGAAGGGCAAGATCGTTCTGCACGGCATCGAACTGCCCGGCGACCTAGTCGAGTCCGACAAGCTGCCCGAGCCGATCTTCACGCCTGCGACCAAGGCCGATCTCGGCGGCCACGACATCAATATCAGCAATGCGCAGATGGCCGAGATCATCGGTGATGCCAATGCCAAGGCCCTGCGCGAGAATACACTCGCCGTCTACAGGAAGGCTTCGGAGTACGCCGCGTCGAGGGGTATCATCATCGCCGACACCAAGTTCGAGTTCGGACGGGTAGGGGATGAGATCATCATCATCGATGAAGTCCTGACTCCGGATTCATCGCGATTCTGGGATGTGAACACGTACGAGCCGGGTGGACCTCAGCCGAGCTTCGATAAACAGTACGTGCGCGACTGGCTGCTCAGCATCAACTTCAACAAGCAGCCGCCCGGGCCGGAACTTCCCGATGATGTCGTGCGCAACACCGCCGACAAGTACCGCGAGGCCTACCGCCGCATCGTCGGCGAGTCTCTTTGA
- a CDS encoding threonine synthase: MPRTVGIIERYREFMPVTDKTPVISLLEGSTPLIMADRLAKQIAPNLTIYLKYEGLNPTGSFKDRGMTMAISKAVEEGSKAVMCASTGNTAASASAYSARAGLDCVVLIPKGNIAYGKLSQSMIHGAKVVQVEGNFDEALNLVVEMTANYPITLVNSLNPYRIEGQKSGAFEICDVLGGPPDFHAIPVGNAGNITAYWKGYKEYLEHGKISRLPKMIGFQAAGSAPIVLGHPVENPETIATAIRIGNPASWKQAEAARDESGGLIDVVTDEEILESYKMLARTEGIFCEPASAASVAGVRKKASQGYFKEPATVVCILTGHGLKDPDCAVKQASEPFNVPPTMDALLKVLGY, translated from the coding sequence ATGCCGAGGACGGTCGGCATCATCGAGCGGTATAGGGAGTTCATGCCGGTGACCGACAAGACGCCGGTCATCAGCCTCCTCGAGGGGAGCACGCCGCTCATCATGGCCGACCGTCTGGCGAAACAGATCGCCCCGAACCTCACGATCTACCTCAAGTATGAGGGCCTGAATCCGACCGGCTCATTCAAGGATCGGGGCATGACGATGGCCATCTCGAAGGCCGTCGAAGAGGGCTCGAAGGCAGTCATGTGCGCCTCGACCGGTAATACGGCGGCATCCGCGTCGGCATACTCAGCTCGCGCCGGTCTGGATTGCGTCGTCCTGATCCCCAAGGGCAACATCGCATACGGCAAGCTCTCACAATCCATGATCCACGGTGCGAAGGTCGTGCAGGTCGAGGGAAACTTCGACGAGGCGCTCAATCTCGTGGTCGAGATGACCGCTAACTACCCGATCACGTTGGTGAACTCGCTCAATCCATACCGCATCGAGGGGCAGAAGTCAGGCGCATTCGAGATCTGCGACGTACTGGGAGGGCCTCCGGATTTCCATGCGATCCCCGTCGGCAACGCGGGCAACATCACCGCCTACTGGAAGGGCTACAAAGAGTACCTCGAGCACGGCAAGATCAGCCGTCTCCCGAAAATGATCGGTTTCCAGGCTGCGGGATCAGCCCCGATCGTACTGGGGCATCCGGTCGAGAACCCGGAGACGATCGCCACCGCAATCCGGATCGGCAACCCGGCGAGTTGGAAGCAGGCCGAAGCGGCGCGCGACGAGTCCGGCGGCCTGATAGATGTCGTGACGGATGAGGAAATCCTCGAATCGTACAAGATGCTGGCTCGAACGGAGGGTATCTTCTGTGAGCCGGCGTCGGCGGCGTCGGTCGCAGGCGTGCGCAAGAAGGCGTCTCAGGGCTACTTCAAGGAGCCGGCGACTGTCGTGTGCATCCTCACAGGGCACGGATTGAAGGATCCCGACTGCGCGGTGAAGCAGGCGTCCGAGCCGTTCAACGTCCCACCGACGATGGACGCGCTCTTGAAGGTTCTCGGTTACTAG
- a CDS encoding homoserine dehydrogenase: MKERINVGIIGLGTVGTGVLKVLTENGCEIARKVGCPIDVIRIADLDITSERPVEFDKGILTNDVSQVTDNPAVDIVVETIGGLRPAKDFILRAMKNGKHVVCANKELIAKEGADIFEAARANGVDFYFEGAVGGGIPIIRAMKTSLAANKIVEVMGIVNGTTNYILTKMANEGLDFGDVLEEAQAAGYAEADPTADVEGHDARYKLAILADIAFTGRVAVSDIYCEGITRIAAQDICYARELGYVIKLLAIARRNGSEIQARVHPTLIPMGHPLASVNDVYNAIYVRGDFVQDVMFYGRGAGSLPTGSAVSGDVMEIARNIIQGCTGRLPCTCFDRRQVESIDSAETRYYLRMLVNDEPGVLAAIAQAFGESAVSIATVMQKDICGDKAEIVMVTHQVAERNFRRAIEKIAGLRVVAQVNNWIRVEE, encoded by the coding sequence TTGAAAGAGCGGATCAACGTAGGGATTATAGGGCTCGGAACCGTCGGAACGGGCGTCTTGAAGGTCCTGACGGAGAATGGGTGTGAGATCGCCCGCAAGGTCGGATGTCCGATTGATGTTATCAGGATCGCCGATCTGGATATAACCTCCGAGCGCCCGGTGGAGTTCGACAAGGGAATCCTCACGAACGACGTGAGCCAGGTGACCGACAACCCGGCCGTGGACATCGTTGTCGAAACCATCGGAGGCCTCAGGCCCGCCAAGGACTTCATCCTTCGTGCAATGAAGAACGGCAAGCACGTTGTCTGCGCCAACAAGGAGCTGATCGCCAAGGAGGGCGCTGATATCTTCGAGGCGGCCAGAGCCAACGGCGTCGATTTTTACTTCGAGGGCGCAGTCGGCGGCGGAATCCCCATCATCCGCGCGATGAAGACTAGCCTTGCCGCTAACAAGATCGTTGAGGTCATGGGCATCGTCAACGGCACGACAAACTACATCCTGACGAAGATGGCGAACGAGGGACTCGACTTCGGCGACGTACTGGAGGAAGCCCAAGCTGCCGGCTACGCGGAGGCCGACCCGACCGCCGACGTCGAGGGTCACGATGCGCGCTACAAGCTTGCCATTCTCGCCGACATCGCGTTCACCGGGCGTGTCGCTGTCAGCGACATCTATTGCGAGGGGATCACAAGGATTGCCGCCCAGGATATCTGCTATGCCCGCGAACTGGGCTACGTGATCAAACTGCTCGCAATCGCGAGGCGCAATGGCTCAGAGATACAGGCTCGCGTGCATCCAACGCTGATCCCGATGGGTCATCCCTTGGCGTCGGTCAACGACGTGTACAACGCGATCTACGTCCGAGGCGACTTCGTTCAGGATGTGATGTTCTACGGGCGAGGGGCGGGTTCTCTCCCAACGGGAAGCGCAGTCTCCGGGGATGTGATGGAGATCGCGCGCAACATCATCCAGGGATGCACGGGTCGGTTGCCATGTACTTGTTTCGACCGGCGGCAGGTCGAGAGCATTGACAGCGCGGAAACGCGCTACTACCTGAGGATGCTCGTTAACGACGAGCCTGGCGTTCTGGCGGCCATCGCCCAGGCGTTTGGCGAGAGTGCCGTCAGCATCGCCACGGTCATGCAGAAGGATATATGTGGCGACAAGGCGGAGATAGTCATGGTCACCCACCAGGTTGCCGAGCGAAACTTCCGTCGTGCCATCGAGAAAATCGCCGGACTTCGCGTTGTTGCTCAGGTCAACAACTGGATCAGGGTCGAGGAGTAA
- a CDS encoding DUF1015 domain-containing protein: MMAQSANVRAFRGIRYSQDAVPTLDEVVAPPYDVISPEQKESFLARNSSNVVRLILPDESPNLDKYSHAAELLREWIGTGVLMRDVEPSMYVCEQSYDVGGKTIRRVGLTCLVRLEDYGTGAILPHERVLARPREDRLSLIRATQANLDSVFGLHDAGGVQAVLLEITRGEPIAVAKDTVGVTCRMWKVSDPSVVQGLALRLNNEPILIADGHHRYDSALAYRDEMRAAGTDDRNAPSEFVMMTLVSFEDEGLLILPTHRFVRDIPDFHEADFLKRLSEYFDVSGLAADDLVEAVGPEQDGRIVFGLYMGNRTAYLLKLKRGVDPTAIDVPGSDALKRLDVTFLHSMILDGILGIDTRTPEGQARVAYTRDDAEAIARVDGGEFRMSFIMNAMGVREVREVAAAGDIMPQKSTFFYPKLLTGMVIRAMDQGGG; the protein is encoded by the coding sequence ATGATGGCGCAATCGGCTAATGTCAGGGCGTTTCGCGGCATTCGATACAGCCAGGACGCAGTCCCAACCCTCGACGAGGTGGTGGCTCCACCTTACGATGTTATCTCGCCGGAGCAGAAGGAATCTTTTCTCGCGCGCAACTCATCCAATGTCGTACGCTTGATTCTGCCTGACGAGTCCCCGAACCTTGACAAGTACTCCCACGCAGCCGAGTTGCTTCGCGAATGGATCGGCACCGGGGTCCTCATGCGCGATGTCGAGCCGAGCATGTACGTCTGCGAGCAGTCATACGATGTGGGCGGCAAGACCATTCGGCGAGTCGGCCTTACCTGTCTCGTTCGCCTGGAGGACTACGGGACCGGGGCGATCCTGCCCCACGAGCGCGTCCTTGCACGTCCGCGCGAGGATCGGCTCAGCCTCATCCGCGCGACGCAAGCCAACCTCGATTCGGTCTTCGGGCTCCATGATGCCGGAGGCGTCCAGGCGGTCCTCCTCGAGATCACCAGGGGCGAACCGATTGCCGTGGCAAAGGACACGGTCGGAGTCACCTGCAGGATGTGGAAGGTCTCCGACCCCTCGGTCGTCCAGGGCCTCGCGCTCCGACTGAACAACGAGCCGATCCTCATCGCCGACGGCCACCACCGCTACGACTCGGCCCTTGCCTACCGGGACGAGATGCGCGCCGCCGGAACAGACGATCGCAACGCCCCGTCCGAGTTCGTAATGATGACGCTGGTCTCGTTCGAGGACGAGGGACTCCTCATACTCCCGACGCACAGGTTTGTGCGCGACATCCCGGACTTCCACGAGGCTGATTTCCTGAAGCGGCTGAGCGAGTACTTCGATGTCAGTGGCCTTGCCGCGGACGATCTTGTAGAGGCCGTAGGCCCGGAACAGGACGGCAGGATAGTGTTCGGCCTGTATATGGGGAACAGGACGGCCTATCTGCTTAAGCTGAAGCGCGGGGTTGACCCGACGGCGATTGACGTACCCGGCTCGGACGCACTCAAGCGGCTCGACGTCACCTTCCTGCACTCGATGATCCTCGACGGCATCCTAGGCATAGACACCAGAACCCCCGAGGGACAGGCCAGGGTCGCGTATACGCGCGACGATGCGGAGGCGATCGCTCGCGTGGACGGCGGCGAGTTCCGGATGTCGTTCATCATGAACGCGATGGGAGTCCGGGAGGTCCGCGAAGTTGCGGCGGCGGGCGACATCATGCCGCAGAAATCAACCTTCTTCTACCCGAAGCTCCTTACCGGCATGGTGATAAGGGCGATGGACCAAGGGGGCGGTTGA
- a CDS encoding MFS transporter — MSVDETYDPIEVRRSFRLLSMDVIFYLVGLALIDTSTVVPAFLSTLTSSAVVIGAISAIRPAGLFIPQLWTAHYLRSRARHLGFLLKVASVSRIAIALFAVVLFVSGPMDKTLMLAAFLVMYSAFWFSEGGAGVPWTDLVAKTIPERLRGRLFGFTQFGGGLLGLAAGLLVSRMLSPRGPAYPTNYAIICGTAAIFFAASFFSLAAVREPEGPVEEHDGDFLQYIKGIGTMLAGHAELKRFLAVQLLICFYPLSSPFYIIYAKESLGIGGAMVGIFLSAQIAGSIVASAIAGYVSDHLGPKRAIIMSVGVGIFAPLIALLAGGVSVWMYGLVFVALGAVNGSTWIGLTNYLLEMADPKERRSYIGLMNSANTPAMFFPILGGLIAQTVSYRANFVVTGVALVLALVVALGLVSRKRQ, encoded by the coding sequence TTGAGCGTTGACGAGACCTACGACCCGATCGAGGTGCGCCGGAGTTTCCGGTTGCTCTCGATGGACGTCATCTTCTACCTCGTCGGGCTGGCGCTGATCGACACCTCGACGGTCGTTCCCGCCTTCCTGTCTACGCTCACGAGTTCCGCGGTCGTCATCGGCGCCATCAGCGCCATCCGACCGGCTGGGTTGTTCATCCCGCAGTTGTGGACCGCGCACTACCTGAGGAGTCGGGCGCGGCACCTCGGCTTCCTGCTGAAGGTGGCCTCGGTATCTCGCATCGCCATTGCGCTGTTCGCCGTAGTGCTCTTCGTCTCCGGCCCGATGGACAAGACGTTGATGCTGGCCGCCTTCCTTGTGATGTACTCCGCGTTCTGGTTCTCGGAGGGCGGCGCCGGAGTGCCCTGGACTGACCTCGTTGCGAAGACGATCCCGGAGCGGCTGAGGGGACGGCTCTTCGGGTTCACGCAGTTCGGCGGAGGACTGCTCGGCCTGGCCGCGGGTCTGCTGGTCAGCCGGATGCTGTCTCCGCGGGGGCCTGCGTATCCGACGAACTACGCGATCATCTGCGGGACTGCGGCGATCTTCTTCGCCGCGAGCTTCTTCAGCCTGGCTGCGGTACGCGAGCCGGAGGGTCCTGTTGAGGAACACGACGGCGACTTTCTTCAATACATCAAGGGTATAGGGACGATGCTTGCCGGACACGCGGAGTTGAAGCGCTTTCTGGCCGTGCAGCTGCTGATCTGCTTCTATCCGCTCTCGAGTCCGTTCTACATCATCTACGCGAAGGAGTCGCTCGGCATCGGAGGGGCGATGGTAGGGATTTTCCTGTCTGCCCAGATAGCGGGGAGCATCGTCGCCAGCGCGATTGCCGGCTACGTCAGCGACCACCTGGGGCCGAAGCGGGCGATCATCATGTCCGTCGGCGTGGGGATCTTCGCGCCGCTGATCGCGCTGCTCGCGGGAGGCGTCTCGGTCTGGATGTACGGCCTGGTCTTCGTAGCGCTCGGGGCGGTGAACGGAAGCACGTGGATCGGCCTGACGAACTACCTCCTGGAGATGGCGGACCCGAAGGAGCGCCGGTCGTACATCGGGCTGATGAACTCGGCCAACACGCCCGCGATGTTCTTCCCGATCCTCGGCGGGCTGATCGCGCAGACGGTCTCCTATCGGGCAAACTTCGTCGTAACGGGGGTTGCGCTGGTCCTCGCGCTCGTCGTGGCCCTCGGGTTGGTCTCCAGGAAGCGGCAGTGA